A window of the Bradysia coprophila strain Holo2 unplaced genomic scaffold, BU_Bcop_v1 contig_538, whole genome shotgun sequence genome harbors these coding sequences:
- the LOC119083012 gene encoding AP-1 complex subunit beta-1 isoform X1, whose amino-acid sequence MTDSKYFTTTKKGEIFELKSELNNDKKEKKKEAVKKVIASMTVGKDVSALFPDVVNCMQTDNLELKKLVYLYLMNYAKSQPDMAIMAVNTFVKDLPSSQLLKDCEDSNPLIRALAVRTMGCIRVDKITEYLCEPLRKCLKDEDPYVRKTAAVCVAKLYDISSSMVEDQGFLDQLKDLLSDSNPMVVANAVAALSEINEASQSGQPLVEMNSATINKLLTALNECTEWGQVFILDSLANYSPKDEREAQSICERITPRLAHANAAVVLSAVKVLMKLLEMLSSDSDFCATLTKKLAPPLVTLLSSEPEVQYVALRNINLIVQKRPDILKHEMKVFFVKYNDPIYVKLEKLDIMIRLANQSNIAQVLSELKEYATEVDVDFVRKAVRAIGRCAIKVEPSAERCVSTLLDLIQTKVNYVVQEAIVVIKDIFRKYPNKYESIISTLCENLDTLDEPEARASMVWIIGEYAERIDNADELLDSFLEGFQDENAQVQLQLLTAVVKLFLKRPSDTQELVQHVLSLATQDSDNPDLRDRGFIYWRLLSTDPAAAKEVVLADKPLISEETDLLEPTLLDELICHISSLASVYHKPPTAFVEGRTAGIRKSLPNRGASNENDSHAANNNEATVIPNQDSLIGDLLSMDIGAPVAPVASAPTSSNIDLLGGGLDMLLNVGGPSDMSAVGAGGGLLGDIFGLTTSSSSTVSLPKVIWLPAEKGKGLEVSGTFSRRNGQVSMDMTFTNKAMQAMSGFAIQLNKNSFGLSPAAPLQVGQLQPSQSIDASLILSTTGQIQRMEPLNNLQVAIKNNVDIFYFACLVHANSLFIEDGQLDKRVFLTTWKEIPAANEVQYNLNGVGGTADSLAAKMTANNIFTIAKRNVEGQDMLYQSLKLTNNIWVLLELKLQPGNPDATLSLKTRSVEVAAMVFASYEAIVRSP is encoded by the exons ATGACCGACTCCAAGTATTTCACAACCACCAAAAAAGGTGAAATATTCGAATTGAAATCAGAATTGAACAATgacaaaaaggaaaagaagaaAGAGGCGGTCAAGAAG GTCATCGCCAGCATGACCGTTGGAAAGGACGTGTCTGCCCTGTTTCCCGACGTTGTCAACTGTATGCAAACGGACAATTtggaattgaagaaattgGTCTATTTGTATTTGATGAATTATGCTAAATCGCAACCGGATATGGCAATCATGGCGGTGAACACATTTGTTAAG GATTTGCCCTCTTCGCAACTTCTGAAG GACTGCGAGGATTCGAATCCGTTAATCCGAGCATTAGCCGTACGCACCATGGGCTGCATTCGAGTCGATAAGATCACCGAATATTTATGCGAACCACTTCGCAAGTGCTTGAAAGACGAGGATCCGTATGTTCGCAAAACGGCTGCTGTTTGTGTGGCTAAACTTTACGACATCTCATCATCGATG GTTGAAGATCAGGGCTTTTTAGATCAGTTGAAGGATCTACTGTCGGACTCGAATCCAATGGTCGTTGCAAATGCTGTTGCCGCTCTCAGTGAGATCAATGAAGCCAGTCAATCCGGCCAGCCACTGGTCGAAATGAATTCAGCGACAATCAACAAACTACTGACAGCCTTGAACGAATGCACCGAATGGGGTCAAGTGTTCATTTTGGATTCGTTGGCCAATTACAGTCCGAAAGATGAACGAGAAGCCCAATCGATTTGCGAACGAATTACGCCTCGTTTAGCACATGCGAACGCAGCAGTTGTGTTAAGCGCCGTCAaggttttaatgaaattgttgGAAATGTTGTCCAGCGACAGTGACTTTTGTGCTACTCTCACCAAGAAACTTGCACCACCTTTGGTTACATTGTTGTCGTCTGAGCCGGAAGTTCAATACGTTGCTCTGAGAAACATCAACCTAATCGTTCAGAAACGGCCCGACATACTGAAGCACGAAATGAAAGTATTCTTTGTCAAGTACAATGATCCGATCTACGTGAAACTGGAGAAGCTGGACATCATGATCCGTTTGGCCAACCAGAGCAATATCGCTCAAGTGCTCAGTGAATTAAAGGAATATGCAACTGAGGTGGACGTAGATTTCGTTCGTAAGGCTGTGCGAGCCATAGGACGATGTGCAATCAAAGTAGAACCGTCGGCTGAACGGTGTGTTTCGACATTGTTAGATTTGATCCAGACAAAGGTTAACTATGTGGTACAGGAAGCCATTGTTGTCATCAAAGACATTTTCCGCAAATATCCCAACAAATACGAGAGCATCATCAGCACTTTATGCGAGAATTTGGATACATTAGATGAACCGGAAGCTCGTGCGTCCATGGTTTGGATTATTGGGGAATATGCTGAGCGTATCGACAATGCGGACGAATTACTGGACAGTTTCTTGGAAGGTTTCCAAGACGAAAATGCACAGGTCCAATTGCAGCTACTGACTGCAGTGGTTAAGCTATTCTTGAAACGGCCATCCGACACACAAGAACTCGTCCAGCACGTTCTATCATTGGCCACACAGGATTCAGATAATCCAGATTTACGTGACAGAGGTTTCATCTATTGGCGTCTATTGTCTACCGATCCAGCTGCAGCAAAAGAAGTGGTCTTGGCCGACAAGCCATTGATTTCCGAGGAAACTGATTTGTTGGAGCCAACATTGCTTGACGAATTGATCTGCCATATCAGTTCGTTGGCGAGTGTGTACCATAAGCCGCCAACGGCTTTCGTCGAGGGTCGTACAGCTGGCATTCGAAAATCATTACCGAACCGAGGAGCATCCAACGAAAACGATTCGCATGCAGCTAACAACAATGAGGCAACTGTTATACCGAATCAGGACTCTCTAATTGGCGATCTACTTTCTATGGACATTGGTGCGCCCGTTGCACCGGTTGCATCTGCTCCAACATCGAGTAATATCGATTTGCTTGGTGGAGGATTGGATATGTTG CTTAACGTCGGTGGTCCGTCAGATATGTCAGCAGTTGGCGCTGGCGGTGGTTTGTTGGGTGATATATTCGGACTAACAACCTCGTCGTCAAGTACCGTTTCATTGCCGAAAGTGATTTGGCTGCCAGCCGAAAAGGGCAAAGGATTGGAAGTATCCGGAACATTTTCACGGCGTAACGGTCAGGTGTCAATGGATATGACATTCACAAACAAAGCGATGCAGGCCATGTCCGGCTTTGCAATTCAGTTGAATAAAAACAGTTTCGGACTGTCTCCTGCTGCTCCACTACAAGTCGGTCAATTGCAACCATCTCAGTCGATAGATGCGTCGTTGATTCTTAGCACAACCGGTCAAATTCAACGAATGGAACCACTCAACAATTTACAG GTTGCCATCAAAAACAACGTCGACATTTTCTACTTCGCTTGCCTCGTTCACGCCAATTCTCTGTTCATCGAAGACGGCCAACTGGATAAACGAGTATTTCTGACCACATGGAAAGAGATTCCCGCTGCCAACGAGGTTCAGTACAATTTGAATGGTGTCGGCGGGACGGCCGATAGTTTGGCTGCCAAAATGACggcaaacaatattttcaccatcGCCAAGCGTAATGTGGAAGGACAAGACATGCTATACCAATCGCTCAAGTTGACGAACAACATTTGGGTGTTGTTGGAATTGAAACTGCAACCGGGCAATCCGGACGCAACGCTTAGTTTGAAAACACGATCGGTCGAAGTGGCTGCTATGGTCTTTGCGTCCTATGAAGCCATTGTACGCTCACCTTGA
- the LOC119083012 gene encoding AP-1 complex subunit beta-1 isoform X2 yields MTDSKYFTTTKKGEIFELKSELNNDKKEKKKEAVKKVIASMTVGKDVSALFPDVVNCMQTDNLELKKLVYLYLMNYAKSQPDMAIMAVNTFVKDCEDSNPLIRALAVRTMGCIRVDKITEYLCEPLRKCLKDEDPYVRKTAAVCVAKLYDISSSMVEDQGFLDQLKDLLSDSNPMVVANAVAALSEINEASQSGQPLVEMNSATINKLLTALNECTEWGQVFILDSLANYSPKDEREAQSICERITPRLAHANAAVVLSAVKVLMKLLEMLSSDSDFCATLTKKLAPPLVTLLSSEPEVQYVALRNINLIVQKRPDILKHEMKVFFVKYNDPIYVKLEKLDIMIRLANQSNIAQVLSELKEYATEVDVDFVRKAVRAIGRCAIKVEPSAERCVSTLLDLIQTKVNYVVQEAIVVIKDIFRKYPNKYESIISTLCENLDTLDEPEARASMVWIIGEYAERIDNADELLDSFLEGFQDENAQVQLQLLTAVVKLFLKRPSDTQELVQHVLSLATQDSDNPDLRDRGFIYWRLLSTDPAAAKEVVLADKPLISEETDLLEPTLLDELICHISSLASVYHKPPTAFVEGRTAGIRKSLPNRGASNENDSHAANNNEATVIPNQDSLIGDLLSMDIGAPVAPVASAPTSSNIDLLGGGLDMLLNVGGPSDMSAVGAGGGLLGDIFGLTTSSSSTVSLPKVIWLPAEKGKGLEVSGTFSRRNGQVSMDMTFTNKAMQAMSGFAIQLNKNSFGLSPAAPLQVGQLQPSQSIDASLILSTTGQIQRMEPLNNLQVAIKNNVDIFYFACLVHANSLFIEDGQLDKRVFLTTWKEIPAANEVQYNLNGVGGTADSLAAKMTANNIFTIAKRNVEGQDMLYQSLKLTNNIWVLLELKLQPGNPDATLSLKTRSVEVAAMVFASYEAIVRSP; encoded by the exons ATGACCGACTCCAAGTATTTCACAACCACCAAAAAAGGTGAAATATTCGAATTGAAATCAGAATTGAACAATgacaaaaaggaaaagaagaaAGAGGCGGTCAAGAAG GTCATCGCCAGCATGACCGTTGGAAAGGACGTGTCTGCCCTGTTTCCCGACGTTGTCAACTGTATGCAAACGGACAATTtggaattgaagaaattgGTCTATTTGTATTTGATGAATTATGCTAAATCGCAACCGGATATGGCAATCATGGCGGTGAACACATTTGTTAAG GACTGCGAGGATTCGAATCCGTTAATCCGAGCATTAGCCGTACGCACCATGGGCTGCATTCGAGTCGATAAGATCACCGAATATTTATGCGAACCACTTCGCAAGTGCTTGAAAGACGAGGATCCGTATGTTCGCAAAACGGCTGCTGTTTGTGTGGCTAAACTTTACGACATCTCATCATCGATG GTTGAAGATCAGGGCTTTTTAGATCAGTTGAAGGATCTACTGTCGGACTCGAATCCAATGGTCGTTGCAAATGCTGTTGCCGCTCTCAGTGAGATCAATGAAGCCAGTCAATCCGGCCAGCCACTGGTCGAAATGAATTCAGCGACAATCAACAAACTACTGACAGCCTTGAACGAATGCACCGAATGGGGTCAAGTGTTCATTTTGGATTCGTTGGCCAATTACAGTCCGAAAGATGAACGAGAAGCCCAATCGATTTGCGAACGAATTACGCCTCGTTTAGCACATGCGAACGCAGCAGTTGTGTTAAGCGCCGTCAaggttttaatgaaattgttgGAAATGTTGTCCAGCGACAGTGACTTTTGTGCTACTCTCACCAAGAAACTTGCACCACCTTTGGTTACATTGTTGTCGTCTGAGCCGGAAGTTCAATACGTTGCTCTGAGAAACATCAACCTAATCGTTCAGAAACGGCCCGACATACTGAAGCACGAAATGAAAGTATTCTTTGTCAAGTACAATGATCCGATCTACGTGAAACTGGAGAAGCTGGACATCATGATCCGTTTGGCCAACCAGAGCAATATCGCTCAAGTGCTCAGTGAATTAAAGGAATATGCAACTGAGGTGGACGTAGATTTCGTTCGTAAGGCTGTGCGAGCCATAGGACGATGTGCAATCAAAGTAGAACCGTCGGCTGAACGGTGTGTTTCGACATTGTTAGATTTGATCCAGACAAAGGTTAACTATGTGGTACAGGAAGCCATTGTTGTCATCAAAGACATTTTCCGCAAATATCCCAACAAATACGAGAGCATCATCAGCACTTTATGCGAGAATTTGGATACATTAGATGAACCGGAAGCTCGTGCGTCCATGGTTTGGATTATTGGGGAATATGCTGAGCGTATCGACAATGCGGACGAATTACTGGACAGTTTCTTGGAAGGTTTCCAAGACGAAAATGCACAGGTCCAATTGCAGCTACTGACTGCAGTGGTTAAGCTATTCTTGAAACGGCCATCCGACACACAAGAACTCGTCCAGCACGTTCTATCATTGGCCACACAGGATTCAGATAATCCAGATTTACGTGACAGAGGTTTCATCTATTGGCGTCTATTGTCTACCGATCCAGCTGCAGCAAAAGAAGTGGTCTTGGCCGACAAGCCATTGATTTCCGAGGAAACTGATTTGTTGGAGCCAACATTGCTTGACGAATTGATCTGCCATATCAGTTCGTTGGCGAGTGTGTACCATAAGCCGCCAACGGCTTTCGTCGAGGGTCGTACAGCTGGCATTCGAAAATCATTACCGAACCGAGGAGCATCCAACGAAAACGATTCGCATGCAGCTAACAACAATGAGGCAACTGTTATACCGAATCAGGACTCTCTAATTGGCGATCTACTTTCTATGGACATTGGTGCGCCCGTTGCACCGGTTGCATCTGCTCCAACATCGAGTAATATCGATTTGCTTGGTGGAGGATTGGATATGTTG CTTAACGTCGGTGGTCCGTCAGATATGTCAGCAGTTGGCGCTGGCGGTGGTTTGTTGGGTGATATATTCGGACTAACAACCTCGTCGTCAAGTACCGTTTCATTGCCGAAAGTGATTTGGCTGCCAGCCGAAAAGGGCAAAGGATTGGAAGTATCCGGAACATTTTCACGGCGTAACGGTCAGGTGTCAATGGATATGACATTCACAAACAAAGCGATGCAGGCCATGTCCGGCTTTGCAATTCAGTTGAATAAAAACAGTTTCGGACTGTCTCCTGCTGCTCCACTACAAGTCGGTCAATTGCAACCATCTCAGTCGATAGATGCGTCGTTGATTCTTAGCACAACCGGTCAAATTCAACGAATGGAACCACTCAACAATTTACAG GTTGCCATCAAAAACAACGTCGACATTTTCTACTTCGCTTGCCTCGTTCACGCCAATTCTCTGTTCATCGAAGACGGCCAACTGGATAAACGAGTATTTCTGACCACATGGAAAGAGATTCCCGCTGCCAACGAGGTTCAGTACAATTTGAATGGTGTCGGCGGGACGGCCGATAGTTTGGCTGCCAAAATGACggcaaacaatattttcaccatcGCCAAGCGTAATGTGGAAGGACAAGACATGCTATACCAATCGCTCAAGTTGACGAACAACATTTGGGTGTTGTTGGAATTGAAACTGCAACCGGGCAATCCGGACGCAACGCTTAGTTTGAAAACACGATCGGTCGAAGTGGCTGCTATGGTCTTTGCGTCCTATGAAGCCATTGTACGCTCACCTTGA
- the LOC119083013 gene encoding thioredoxin domain-containing protein 11, with amino-acid sequence MSISREHSQHQNRENNSVTKQHLDTVDRDSDSDNGIVDNNIAVNQSTHSSSVGTTIESDRSESDESDGEELLSHSNKKRLLFGNMIVYFGREFTVFLILLLTTYATYHNLPPKVSKISPSRPFFPKGSLVNDWPHGQLNLKSKLLLTDLSFVLFYAPWCAESQHARVSYEHVARLFAREAEFSAINCWQPGGECRAHYTKVMTWPVLMAYTQNGLAVPYNGRWNSRELTQFVRALMLPMTRFTNPDELLTAMASHDAVVVAFVNLLVHRSFYSNFYKTAVKWIEKDPNQEVLYGVVTGDAMKQFGVESTPVVRMYLWNDTIEYTNDTWTQPELSKFVSTNIHQVSAWVSPPGSKAATLAPYFMRGPVVLLFTPRIHYAESNDAYAMLRQAALQYYNCPSSNEIWIREMSREFMTKQRIKSQQEHKTFLEQCRHLMKADRTSLRCAQSTVSVTFANIVNSSNDPGQRIFGPMNANEGGVSHRYSRYKVDSCDAFTANRFADVAGADMDQQSSETLAKRELKRKCESFVDEENVRFFIETEDHEEDFESIAGLSCKSNQSLSFLAMDSLVYHTFAERLGFNVLKRRSKTGLVIVDYENESTFVLKQAVNTRNVISFIGNFHNKTLSRHLKSTSRQPATSSSSDMRRYVSIKRTFSLKEINSDNFNDQVVLSNKTVVVLFYSTQCALCSLMSHTLMMASKMLQDIDRIDFVRIDGDQNDLPWQYTLDKFPALLVFPENRKMESRIFSTNHQVNVQNVLGFLLANIDRPLRLHALALICQNTHKPFSHDDCFRVLRTEITDSISFNLKQWRKVPHQRGQIYRRLQILQRMYLELVRINVSCDFSELIVGVSDIRRVWRQ; translated from the exons ATGTCTATAAGCCGGGAACATTCACAACATCAGAATAGAGAAAACAATTCGGTTACCAAACAACATTTGGATACCGTCGATCGTGATAGTGATAGTGACAATGGTATTGTTGATAACAACATTGCCGTCAACCAATCGACACACAGCTCGTCAGTCGGAACAACAATTGAAAGCGATCGATCTGAAAGTGATGAATCGGATGGAGAAGAATTGTTAAGCCACAGCAACAAAAAGCGTTTATTGTTCGGAAATATGATTGTGTATTTCGGACGGGAGTTTACTGTCTTCTTGATCTTGTTGCTGACCACATATGCCACGTATCATAATTT GCCTCCGAAAGTGTCGAAAATATCGCCGAGTAGACCTTTCTTTCCGAAAGGATCGCTCGTGAACGACTGGCCGCATGGACAGCTGAATCTGAAGTCCAAGCTGTTACTCACCGATCtgtctttcgttttattttacgCTCCGTGGTGTGCCGAAAGTCAACATGCCCGCGTTTCTTACGAACATGTAGCTCGACTGTTCGCCAGGGAAGCGGAATTCTCAGCAATTAATTGCTGGCAACCGGGCGGTGAATGTCGTGCTCATTATACGAAG GTCATGACATGGCCGGTTCTGATGGCCTACACGCAAAATGGACTCGCTGTTCCATACAACGGCCGGTGGAATAGCCGGGAATTAACGCAATTCGTTCGGGCTCTTATGCTCCCGATGACACGATTTACGAATCCCGATGAACTGTTGACTGCAATGGCATCACATGATGCCGTAGTTGTTGCGTTCGTTAATCTGCTGGTGCATCGTAGcttctattcgaatttttaCAAGACAGCTGTTAAGTGGATTGAAAAGGATCCGAACCAAGAGGTACTGTATGGTGTGGTGACTGGTGATGCAATGAAACAGTTTGGCGTCGAATCGACACCAGTGGTTCGAATGTATCTGTGGAACGATACCATT GAATACACAAACGACACATGGACGCAGCCAGAATTGTCCAAATTCGTTTCCACGAATATCCATCAAGTGAGTGCGTGGGTTTCACCTCCCGGTTCCAAAGCAGCCACACTAGCACCGTATTTTATGCGGGGACCTGTCGTTCTACTTTTTACGCCTCGCATTCATTATGCAGAGTCGAATGATGCGTACGCAATG CTACGCCAAGCGGCCCTACAGTACTACAACTGTCCAAGCTCTAACGAAATTTGGATCCGAGAAATGTCCAGAGAGTTCATGACCAAGCAACGCATCAAATCGCAACAGGAACACAAAACCTTCCTGGAACAGTGTCGACATCTGATGAAAGCGGATCGCACATCGCTGCGGTGCGCTCAATCCACAGTGTCTGTTACTTTCGCCAACATTGTCAACTCTTCGAACGACCCCGGACAACGCATTTTCGGTCCAATGAATGCGAACGAGGGTGGCGTTTCGCATCGCTACAGCAGATACAAAGTTGATTCGTGCGATGCATTCACGGCCAACCGTTTTGCCGATGTTGCCGGTGCGGATATGGATCAACAGAGCAGCGAAACGTTGGCGAAAAGGGAGTTGAAACGGAAATGCGAATCGTTCGTCGACGAGGAGAACGTACGCTTTTTCATTGAGACGGAGGATCATGAG GAGGACTTTGAATCGATAGCGGGACTTTCGTGTAAATCGAATCAATCGTTATCGTTCTTAGCCATGGACAGCTTGGTGTATCACACATTCGCCGAACGATTGGGATTTAATGTGCTGAAGAGGCGTAGTAAAACAGGACTAGTCATTGTGGATTATGAG AATGAATCGACGTTCGTGCTGAAGCAAGCAGTTAACACGAGAAACGTAATCAGTTTCATTGGAAATTTCCACAACAAAACATTGTCCCGTCATCTGAAGTCAACGTCTCGGCAACCGGCCACGTCGTCGTCGTCCGACATGCGGCGCTACGTCTCGATTAAGCGAACATTCTCCTTGAAAGAGATCAATTCTGACAATTTCAACGACCAGGTGGTGCTGTCGAACAAA ACGGTGGTGGTGCTGTTTTATTCAACCCAGTGTGCCTTGTGCAGCCTTATGTCGCACACATTGATGATGGCATCGAAAATGCTCCAAGACATCGACCGTATCGATTTCGTGCGCATTGACGGCGACCAAAATGATCTGCCGTGGCAGTATACGCTCGACAAATTTCCTGCTTTGTTGGTCTTTCCGGAAAATAG GAAAATGGAAAGTCGCATTTTCTCAACGAATCATCAAGTCAATGTTCAAAATGTACTCGGATTTCTGTTGGCTAACATTGACCGACCGCTGCGACTGCATGCATTGGCTCTAATTTGCCAGAATACTCAT